The Dreissena polymorpha isolate Duluth1 chromosome 10, UMN_Dpol_1.0, whole genome shotgun sequence genome includes a region encoding these proteins:
- the LOC127847891 gene encoding uncharacterized protein LOC127847891 isoform X2, translating into MGLMQYTTSVAPAQPRHPRSLVKMILVTVMIAGFVCCAFTLNQRSSGTGHVFDDSPLARAMFRKAARDQNEYITYGEFQNVFRSYDNNTDWKVTEGE; encoded by the exons atgggtcttatgcaatatactaccagcgtagctccagcccagcctaggcatccgcgcagtcttgtgAAG ATGATACTGGTAACTGTCATGATTGCTGGGTTCGTGTGTTG CGCCTTCACCTTGAACCAGCGTTCCTCTGGAACTGGTCATGTGTTTGATGACAGCCCCCTGGCTCGGGCGATGTTTCGGAAGGCAGCCAGAGACCAGAACGAGTATATTACGTACGGGGAGTTCCAGAACGTGTTCCGTTCCTATGACAACAACA CTGACTGGAAGGTTACAGAAGGAGA ATAA
- the LOC127848412 gene encoding uncharacterized protein LOC127848412 isoform X1 produces MYLRLLLSFLLLVSVDAQAVTLYADTTDLSAGHPPHLTCNHTYNPLVSWWLNGEIALSAQVNGGECMNSPTDPDYLADCTCATSVHTCTLKYLSWSNVGDQWACSIGDIKSNNLTLTLPAPKSVTLYADATDVSAGHSPHLTCHHDKYPIASWWHNGEIALSAKVNGGDCLNIPTNPVYLTDCTCTYTVHTCTLSNLNRSNVGDQWACCIIEWDGTVIKSNILTLTAPKSVNLSADTTDVSAGHSPHLTCQHENYPIVSWWLNGEMAMSAQLNGTDCLNIPTNPAYLTDCMCTNTAHTCTLKHLSRSNVGDQWACSISDQDGTVIKSNILTLTLPAAHLVTLHADTTDVLAGHSPHLTCHHHYTHNVSWWLHGEIALSAQVNGGDCLNTSTNPDYLADCTCSYTVHTCTLKNLNISNVGDQWACSIKASDGAVIKSNILTLELPELPRRNSTRKAVIAGSVGGAVGGLILIVVMVIICKRRKHYIPIGGDVQGRSRYQR; encoded by the exons ATGTATTTAAGATTGCTACTTTCGTTCTTACTGTTGGTCAGTGTGG ATGCGCAAGCAGTGACCCTTTATGCAGACACGACAGACTTGTCAGCTGGTCACCCACCTCATCTGACCTGTAACCATACCTACAACCCACTCGTCTCGTGGTGGCTAAATGGAGAAATAGCTCTGAGCGCGCAAGTCAACGGAGGAGAATGTATGAATAGCCCAACGGATCCTGATTATCTGGCCGACTGTACGTGTGCAACCTCAGTGCACACATGTACACTTAAGTACTTGTCCTGGTCTAACGTTGGTGACCAATGGGCATGCTCTATAGGAGATATAAAAAGTAACAATCTGACATTAACATTGCCAG CTCCAAAATCGGTGACCCTATATGCAGACGCGACAGACGTGTCAGCTGGTCACTCACCACATCTGACTTGTCACCATGACAAGTACCCAATCGCCTCGTGGTGGCATAATGGAGAAATAGCTCTGAGCGCGAAAGTAAACGGAGGAGACTGCCTGAATATCCCAACGAATCCAGTTTATCTGACCGACTGTACGTGTACATACACAGTGCACACATGTACACTTAGCAACTTGAACAGGTCTAATGTTGGTGACCAATGGGCATGCTGTATTATCGAGTGGGATGGTACTGTTATAAAAAGTAACATTCTGACATTAACAG CTCCAAAATCGGTGAACCTATCTGCAGACACGACAGACGTGTCAGCTGGTCACTCACCACATCTTACTTGTCAACATGAAAACTACCCAATCGTCTCGTGGTGGCTTAATGGAGAAATGGCTATGAGCGCGCAATTAAACGGAACAGACTGCCTGAATATCCCAACGAATCCAGCTTATCTGACCGACTGTATGTGTACAAACACAGCGCACACATGTACACTTAAGCACTTGTCCAGGTCTAACGTTGGTGACCAATGGGCGTGCTCTATTAGCGATCAGGATGGTACTGTTATAAAAAGTAACATTCTGACATTAACGTTGCCAG CTGCCCATTTGGTGACCCTACATGCAGACACGACAGACGTGTTAGCTGGTCACTCACCACATCTGACCTGTCACCATCACTACACCCACAACGTTTCGTGGTGGCTTCATGGAGAAATAGCTCTGAGCGCGCAAGTAAACGGAGGAGACTGCCTAAATACCTCAACGAATCCAGATTATCTGGCCGACTGTACGTGTTCATACACAGTGCACACATGTACACTTAAGAACTTGAACATCTCTAACGTTGGTGACCAATGGGCGTGCTCTATTAAAGCTTCGGATGGTGCTGTTATAAAAAGCAACATTCTGACATTAGAATTGCCAG aattgcCAAGAAGAAATAGTACCCGAAAAGCAGTGATTGCTGGTTCGGTTGGTGGCGCTGTTGGGGGACTTATACTCATCGTTGTTATGGTCATCATATGCAAGCGTAGAAAACATT atattccAATTGGTGGTGATGTCCAGGGCCGGTCGCGATATCAACGTTGA
- the LOC127848412 gene encoding uncharacterized protein LOC127848412 isoform X5 encodes MYLRLLLSFLLLVSVDAQAVTLYADTTDLSAGHPPHLTCNHTYNPLVSWWLNGEIALSAQVNGGECMNSPTDPDYLADCTCATSVHTCTLKYLSWSNVGDQWACSIGDIKSNNLTLTLPAPKSVTLYADATDVSAGHSPHLTCHHDKYPIASWWHNGEIALSAKVNGGDCLNIPTNPVYLTDCTCTYTVHTCTLSNLNRSNVGDQWACSISDQDGTVIKSNILTLTLPAAHLVTLHADTTDVLAGHSPHLTCHHHYTHNVSWWLHGEIALSAQVNGGDCLNTSTNPDYLADCTCSYTVHTCTLKNLNISNVGDQWACSIKASDGAVIKSNILTLELPELPRRNSTRKAVIAGSVGGAVGGLILIVVMVIICKRRKHYIPIGGDVQGRSRYQR; translated from the exons ATGTATTTAAGATTGCTACTTTCGTTCTTACTGTTGGTCAGTGTGG ATGCGCAAGCAGTGACCCTTTATGCAGACACGACAGACTTGTCAGCTGGTCACCCACCTCATCTGACCTGTAACCATACCTACAACCCACTCGTCTCGTGGTGGCTAAATGGAGAAATAGCTCTGAGCGCGCAAGTCAACGGAGGAGAATGTATGAATAGCCCAACGGATCCTGATTATCTGGCCGACTGTACGTGTGCAACCTCAGTGCACACATGTACACTTAAGTACTTGTCCTGGTCTAACGTTGGTGACCAATGGGCATGCTCTATAGGAGATATAAAAAGTAACAATCTGACATTAACATTGCCAG CTCCAAAATCGGTGACCCTATATGCAGACGCGACAGACGTGTCAGCTGGTCACTCACCACATCTGACTTGTCACCATGACAAGTACCCAATCGCCTCGTGGTGGCATAATGGAGAAATAGCTCTGAGCGCGAAAGTAAACGGAGGAGACTGCCTGAATATCCCAACGAATCCAGTTTATCTGACCGACTGTACGTGTACATACACAGTGCACACATGTACACTTAGCAACTTGAACAG GTCTAACGTTGGTGACCAATGGGCGTGCTCTATTAGCGATCAGGATGGTACTGTTATAAAAAGTAACATTCTGACATTAACGTTGCCAG CTGCCCATTTGGTGACCCTACATGCAGACACGACAGACGTGTTAGCTGGTCACTCACCACATCTGACCTGTCACCATCACTACACCCACAACGTTTCGTGGTGGCTTCATGGAGAAATAGCTCTGAGCGCGCAAGTAAACGGAGGAGACTGCCTAAATACCTCAACGAATCCAGATTATCTGGCCGACTGTACGTGTTCATACACAGTGCACACATGTACACTTAAGAACTTGAACATCTCTAACGTTGGTGACCAATGGGCGTGCTCTATTAAAGCTTCGGATGGTGCTGTTATAAAAAGCAACATTCTGACATTAGAATTGCCAG aattgcCAAGAAGAAATAGTACCCGAAAAGCAGTGATTGCTGGTTCGGTTGGTGGCGCTGTTGGGGGACTTATACTCATCGTTGTTATGGTCATCATATGCAAGCGTAGAAAACATT atattccAATTGGTGGTGATGTCCAGGGCCGGTCGCGATATCAACGTTGA
- the LOC127847891 gene encoding uncharacterized protein LOC127847891 isoform X1: MGLMQYTTSVAPAQPRHPRSLVKMILVTVMIAGFVCCAFTLNQRSSGTGHVFDDSPLARAMFRKAARDQNEYITYGEFQNVFRSYDNNTDWKVTEGEFVVQWVKIST; this comes from the exons atgggtcttatgcaatatactaccagcgtagctccagcccagcctaggcatccgcgcagtcttgtgAAG ATGATACTGGTAACTGTCATGATTGCTGGGTTCGTGTGTTG CGCCTTCACCTTGAACCAGCGTTCCTCTGGAACTGGTCATGTGTTTGATGACAGCCCCCTGGCTCGGGCGATGTTTCGGAAGGCAGCCAGAGACCAGAACGAGTATATTACGTACGGGGAGTTCCAGAACGTGTTCCGTTCCTATGACAACAACA CTGACTGGAAGGTTACAGAAGGAGAATTTGTGGTCCAGTGGGTGAAAATATCCACATAA
- the LOC127848412 gene encoding uncharacterized protein LOC127848412 isoform X2, with the protein MYLRLLLSFLLLVSVDAQAVTLYADTTDLSAGHPPHLTCNHTYNPLVSWWLNGEIALSAQVNGGECMNSPTDPDYLADCTCATSVHTCTLKYLSWSNVGDQWACSIGDIKSNNLTLTLPAPKSVTLYADATDVSAGHSPHLTCHHDKYPIASWWHNGEIALSAKVNGGDCLNIPTNPVYLTDCTCTYTVHTCTLSNLNRSNVGDQWACCIIEWDGTVIKSNILTLTAPKSVNLSADTTDVSAGHSPHLTCQHENYPIVSWWLNGEMAMSAQLNGTDCLNIPTNPAYLTDCMCTNTAHTCTLKHLSRSNVGDQWACSISDQDGTVIKSNILTLTLPAAHLVTLHADTTDVLAGHSPHLTCHHHYTHNVSWWLHGEIALSAQVNGGDCLNTSTNPDYLADCTCSYTVHTCTLKNLNISNVGDQWACSIKASDGAVIKSNILTLELPGNFYIENCQEEIVPEKQ; encoded by the exons ATGTATTTAAGATTGCTACTTTCGTTCTTACTGTTGGTCAGTGTGG ATGCGCAAGCAGTGACCCTTTATGCAGACACGACAGACTTGTCAGCTGGTCACCCACCTCATCTGACCTGTAACCATACCTACAACCCACTCGTCTCGTGGTGGCTAAATGGAGAAATAGCTCTGAGCGCGCAAGTCAACGGAGGAGAATGTATGAATAGCCCAACGGATCCTGATTATCTGGCCGACTGTACGTGTGCAACCTCAGTGCACACATGTACACTTAAGTACTTGTCCTGGTCTAACGTTGGTGACCAATGGGCATGCTCTATAGGAGATATAAAAAGTAACAATCTGACATTAACATTGCCAG CTCCAAAATCGGTGACCCTATATGCAGACGCGACAGACGTGTCAGCTGGTCACTCACCACATCTGACTTGTCACCATGACAAGTACCCAATCGCCTCGTGGTGGCATAATGGAGAAATAGCTCTGAGCGCGAAAGTAAACGGAGGAGACTGCCTGAATATCCCAACGAATCCAGTTTATCTGACCGACTGTACGTGTACATACACAGTGCACACATGTACACTTAGCAACTTGAACAGGTCTAATGTTGGTGACCAATGGGCATGCTGTATTATCGAGTGGGATGGTACTGTTATAAAAAGTAACATTCTGACATTAACAG CTCCAAAATCGGTGAACCTATCTGCAGACACGACAGACGTGTCAGCTGGTCACTCACCACATCTTACTTGTCAACATGAAAACTACCCAATCGTCTCGTGGTGGCTTAATGGAGAAATGGCTATGAGCGCGCAATTAAACGGAACAGACTGCCTGAATATCCCAACGAATCCAGCTTATCTGACCGACTGTATGTGTACAAACACAGCGCACACATGTACACTTAAGCACTTGTCCAGGTCTAACGTTGGTGACCAATGGGCGTGCTCTATTAGCGATCAGGATGGTACTGTTATAAAAAGTAACATTCTGACATTAACGTTGCCAG CTGCCCATTTGGTGACCCTACATGCAGACACGACAGACGTGTTAGCTGGTCACTCACCACATCTGACCTGTCACCATCACTACACCCACAACGTTTCGTGGTGGCTTCATGGAGAAATAGCTCTGAGCGCGCAAGTAAACGGAGGAGACTGCCTAAATACCTCAACGAATCCAGATTATCTGGCCGACTGTACGTGTTCATACACAGTGCACACATGTACACTTAAGAACTTGAACATCTCTAACGTTGGTGACCAATGGGCGTGCTCTATTAAAGCTTCGGATGGTGCTGTTATAAAAAGCAACATTCTGACATTAGAATTGCCAG gcaACTTCTACATAGAG aattgcCAAGAAGAAATAGTACCCGAAAAGCAGTGA
- the LOC127848412 gene encoding uncharacterized protein LOC127848412 isoform X3, with protein sequence MYLRLLLSFLLLVSVDAQAVTLYADTTDLSAGHPPHLTCNHTYNPLVSWWLNGEIALSAQVNGGECMNSPTDPDYLADCTCATSVHTCTLKYLSWSNVGDQWACSIGDIKSNNLTLTLPAPKSVTLYADATDVSAGHSPHLTCHHDKYPIASWWHNGEIALSAKVNGGDCLNIPTNPVYLTDCTCTYTVHTCTLSNLNRSNVGDQWACCIIEWDGTVIKSNILTLTAPKSVNLSADTTDVSAGHSPHLTCQHENYPIVSWWLNGEMAMSAQLNGTDCLNIPTNPAYLTDSAHLVTLHADTTDVLAGHSPHLTCHHHYTHNVSWWLHGEIALSAQVNGGDCLNTSTNPDYLADCTCSYTVHTCTLKNLNISNVGDQWACSIKASDGAVIKSNILTLELPELPRRNSTRKAVIAGSVGGAVGGLILIVVMVIICKRRKHYIPIGGDVQGRSRYQR encoded by the exons ATGTATTTAAGATTGCTACTTTCGTTCTTACTGTTGGTCAGTGTGG ATGCGCAAGCAGTGACCCTTTATGCAGACACGACAGACTTGTCAGCTGGTCACCCACCTCATCTGACCTGTAACCATACCTACAACCCACTCGTCTCGTGGTGGCTAAATGGAGAAATAGCTCTGAGCGCGCAAGTCAACGGAGGAGAATGTATGAATAGCCCAACGGATCCTGATTATCTGGCCGACTGTACGTGTGCAACCTCAGTGCACACATGTACACTTAAGTACTTGTCCTGGTCTAACGTTGGTGACCAATGGGCATGCTCTATAGGAGATATAAAAAGTAACAATCTGACATTAACATTGCCAG CTCCAAAATCGGTGACCCTATATGCAGACGCGACAGACGTGTCAGCTGGTCACTCACCACATCTGACTTGTCACCATGACAAGTACCCAATCGCCTCGTGGTGGCATAATGGAGAAATAGCTCTGAGCGCGAAAGTAAACGGAGGAGACTGCCTGAATATCCCAACGAATCCAGTTTATCTGACCGACTGTACGTGTACATACACAGTGCACACATGTACACTTAGCAACTTGAACAGGTCTAATGTTGGTGACCAATGGGCATGCTGTATTATCGAGTGGGATGGTACTGTTATAAAAAGTAACATTCTGACATTAACAG CTCCAAAATCGGTGAACCTATCTGCAGACACGACAGACGTGTCAGCTGGTCACTCACCACATCTTACTTGTCAACATGAAAACTACCCAATCGTCTCGTGGTGGCTTAATGGAGAAATGGCTATGAGCGCGCAATTAAACGGAACAGACTGCCTGAATATCCCAACGAATCCAGCTTATCTGACCGACT CTGCCCATTTGGTGACCCTACATGCAGACACGACAGACGTGTTAGCTGGTCACTCACCACATCTGACCTGTCACCATCACTACACCCACAACGTTTCGTGGTGGCTTCATGGAGAAATAGCTCTGAGCGCGCAAGTAAACGGAGGAGACTGCCTAAATACCTCAACGAATCCAGATTATCTGGCCGACTGTACGTGTTCATACACAGTGCACACATGTACACTTAAGAACTTGAACATCTCTAACGTTGGTGACCAATGGGCGTGCTCTATTAAAGCTTCGGATGGTGCTGTTATAAAAAGCAACATTCTGACATTAGAATTGCCAG aattgcCAAGAAGAAATAGTACCCGAAAAGCAGTGATTGCTGGTTCGGTTGGTGGCGCTGTTGGGGGACTTATACTCATCGTTGTTATGGTCATCATATGCAAGCGTAGAAAACATT atattccAATTGGTGGTGATGTCCAGGGCCGGTCGCGATATCAACGTTGA
- the LOC127848412 gene encoding uncharacterized protein LOC127848412 isoform X4, which yields MYLRLLLSFLLLVSVDAQAVTLYADTTDLSAGHPPHLTCNHTYNPLVSWWLNGEIALSAQVNGGECMNSPTDPDYLADCTCATSVHTCTLKYLSWSNVGDQWACSIGDIKSNNLTLTLPAPKSVNLSADTTDVSAGHSPHLTCQHENYPIVSWWLNGEMAMSAQLNGTDCLNIPTNPAYLTDCMCTNTAHTCTLKHLSRSNVGDQWACSISDQDGTVIKSNILTLTLPAAHLVTLHADTTDVLAGHSPHLTCHHHYTHNVSWWLHGEIALSAQVNGGDCLNTSTNPDYLADCTCSYTVHTCTLKNLNISNVGDQWACSIKASDGAVIKSNILTLELPELPRRNSTRKAVIAGSVGGAVGGLILIVVMVIICKRRKHYIPIGGDVQGRSRYQR from the exons ATGTATTTAAGATTGCTACTTTCGTTCTTACTGTTGGTCAGTGTGG ATGCGCAAGCAGTGACCCTTTATGCAGACACGACAGACTTGTCAGCTGGTCACCCACCTCATCTGACCTGTAACCATACCTACAACCCACTCGTCTCGTGGTGGCTAAATGGAGAAATAGCTCTGAGCGCGCAAGTCAACGGAGGAGAATGTATGAATAGCCCAACGGATCCTGATTATCTGGCCGACTGTACGTGTGCAACCTCAGTGCACACATGTACACTTAAGTACTTGTCCTGGTCTAACGTTGGTGACCAATGGGCATGCTCTATAGGAGATATAAAAAGTAACAATCTGACATTAACATTGCCAG CTCCAAAATCGGTGAACCTATCTGCAGACACGACAGACGTGTCAGCTGGTCACTCACCACATCTTACTTGTCAACATGAAAACTACCCAATCGTCTCGTGGTGGCTTAATGGAGAAATGGCTATGAGCGCGCAATTAAACGGAACAGACTGCCTGAATATCCCAACGAATCCAGCTTATCTGACCGACTGTATGTGTACAAACACAGCGCACACATGTACACTTAAGCACTTGTCCAGGTCTAACGTTGGTGACCAATGGGCGTGCTCTATTAGCGATCAGGATGGTACTGTTATAAAAAGTAACATTCTGACATTAACGTTGCCAG CTGCCCATTTGGTGACCCTACATGCAGACACGACAGACGTGTTAGCTGGTCACTCACCACATCTGACCTGTCACCATCACTACACCCACAACGTTTCGTGGTGGCTTCATGGAGAAATAGCTCTGAGCGCGCAAGTAAACGGAGGAGACTGCCTAAATACCTCAACGAATCCAGATTATCTGGCCGACTGTACGTGTTCATACACAGTGCACACATGTACACTTAAGAACTTGAACATCTCTAACGTTGGTGACCAATGGGCGTGCTCTATTAAAGCTTCGGATGGTGCTGTTATAAAAAGCAACATTCTGACATTAGAATTGCCAG aattgcCAAGAAGAAATAGTACCCGAAAAGCAGTGATTGCTGGTTCGGTTGGTGGCGCTGTTGGGGGACTTATACTCATCGTTGTTATGGTCATCATATGCAAGCGTAGAAAACATT atattccAATTGGTGGTGATGTCCAGGGCCGGTCGCGATATCAACGTTGA